A window of Candidatus Methylomirabilis limnetica genomic DNA:
TCTGGGTTAAAGGGAAACTCATTGTGATGGAGAATGTGCCGGCAGGGGTCTGCCCACAATGTGGGGAGAAAGTGGTCAAGGCGGACGTTGGCAGGCAGGTAGCTGCACTCCTGGAAGACTCGAAGCATCGCCGA
This region includes:
- a CDS encoding YgiT-type zinc finger protein, coding for MSHLRRTCKERRVKQQFWVKGKLIVMENVPAGVCPQCGEKVVKADVGRQVAALLEDSKHRRTARTISVPVIRYTREVA